One stretch of Hevea brasiliensis isolate MT/VB/25A 57/8 chromosome 12, ASM3005281v1, whole genome shotgun sequence DNA includes these proteins:
- the LOC110632137 gene encoding phospholipase D delta-like isoform X2: protein MMAETTPATGIYLYGDLDLKIIEARRLPNMDSLSERIRRCFVTFNKCRKPEDESPHQRKIITSDPYVTVCLAGATVARTRVISNSQHPFWNEHFNIPVAHPASHVEFHVKDNDVFGADLIGVATVPVEKIVSGETISDWFPIISPCGKPPKPDSAVRVEMKFMPCKENPLYQYGIAASPNDFGIQNCYFPVRHGSSVTLYQDAHVPNSLLPDIELENGDVYKHEKCWEDICHAILEAHHMVYIVGWSIYHKVKLVREPTRPLPSGGNLNLGDLLKYKSQEGVRVLLLVWDDKTSHSKFFINTRGVMQTHDEETRKFFKYSSVNCVLSPRYACSKLSIFKQQVVGTLFTHHQKCVIVDTQASGNNRKITAFIGGLDLCDGRYDTPEHRLFQDLDTVFQDDYHNPTFSAGTKGPREPWHDWHCKIEGPAAYDILTNFEQRWKKASKWSEFGQRFKRATHWNDDSLIKLARISWILSPGPSIPNDDPKLWVSNEEDPENWHVQVFRSIDSGSLKGFPKDVYQAEAQNLVCAKSLVIDKSIQTAYIHAIRSAQHFIYIENQYFIGSSYAWPSYKEAGADNLIPMELALKITSKIRAKERFAVYVVIPMWPEGVPTSVSVQEILFWQGQTMQMMYDVIAKELKAMNLENLHPQDYLNFYCLGNREEPSKEFLDLSDKPSNSVEVDSASQKYRRFMIYVHAKGMIVDDEYVILGSANINQRSLAGSRDTEIAMGAYQPSHTWGNKRRHPRGQVFGYRMSLWAEHLGLVDRLFEEPETLDCVKTVNKVAEDNWRRFTEKEFSPLQGHLLKYPLEVDSNGKVSPFPGQENFPDVGGKVLGARSTLPDSLTT from the exons ATGATGGCGGAGACGACTCCGGCTACCGGAATATATCTTTATGGGGACCTTGATTTGAAGATAATTGAAGCTCGGCGGTTGCCCAACATGGATTCGCTGTCGGAGCGTATTCGCCGGTGTTTTGTCACCTTTAACAAGTGCCGGAAACCTGAGGACGAGAGTCCACACCAGCGTAAAATCATCACCAGCGACCCTTACGTAACGGTTTGCCTTGCGGGAGCCACGGTGGCTCGCACGCGCGTCATTTCCAACTCCCAACATCCATTCTGGAACGAGCATTTTAATATTCCGGTCGCTCATCCGGCCAGCCACGTGGAGTTTCACGTCAAAGACAATGACGTCTTTGGCGCCGATTTGATTGGAGTTGCAACCGTTCCGGTTGAGAAGATCGTTTCTGGCGAAACGATCAGCGATTGGTTTCCTATAATCTCTCCTTGCGGGAAACCGCCGAAGCCAGATTCTGCTGTTCGAGTTGAAATGAAATTCATGCCATGCAAGGAGAATCCGTTGTACCAATACGGCATCGCCGCGAGTCCGAATGATTTTGGCATTCAAAATTGCTATTTCCCTGTCCGGCACGGTAGTTCCGTTACGCTGTATCAAGACGCGCACGTGCCGAACTCTTTGTTGCCGGATATTGAATTGGAGAACGGCGACGTATATAAGCACGAGAAATGCTGGGAGGATATTTGTCACGCAATACTAGAGGCGCATCATATGGTGTATATAGTGGGTTGGTCGATTTATCATAAGGTGAAATTAGTAAGGGAGCCCACAAGGCCATTGCCAAGCGGTGGCAATTTGAATCTGGGGGATTTGCTAAAGTACAAATCGCAAGAAGGTGTTAGAGTACTGTTGCTGGTTTGGGACGATAAGACTTCCCATAGCAAGTTTTTCATTAATACG AGAGGAGTGATGCAAACGCATGATGAAGAAACGCGCAAGTTTTTCAAGTATTCTTCTGTTAATTGTGTGTTATCGCCGCGTTATGCCTGCAGTAAGCTTAGCATTTTCAAGCAACAG GTTGTTGGGACCCTCTTTACACATCATCAGAAATGTGTGATTGTTGATACTCAAGCATCTGGAAATAATCGGAAGATAACTGCTTTTATAGGAGGTCTTGATCTTTGTGACGGCCGCTATGATACACCAGAACATCGGTTGTTTCAGGATCTTGACACTGTATTTCAGGATGATTATCATAATCCAACATTTTCT GCAGGAACCAAGGGTCCACGGGAACCATGGCATGATTGGCATTGCAAAATTGAAGGACCTGCTGCATATGATATTCTTACAAACTTTGAGCAACGTTGGAAAAAAGCCTCaaaatggtcagaatttggacaACGTTTTAAAAGGGCAACTCATTGGAATGATGATTCTTTAATAAAGTTGGCTCGAATATCATGGATACTTAGTCCTGGCCCTTCAATTCCAAATGATGATCCTAAGCTATGGGTGTCCAATGAAGAGGATCCTGAAAACTGGCATGTTCAG GTATTCCGGTCTATAGATTCAGGATCCTTGAAAGGGTTTCCCAAAGATGTTTATCAAGCTGAGGCTCAG AACCTTGTTTGTGCTAAAAGTCTGGTGATTGATAAGAGCATTCAAACAGCATACATTCATGCAATCAGATCTGCCCAACACTTCATATATATCGAGAATCAATATTTCATTGGATCATCATATGCATGGCCATCTTACAAAGAAGCAG GGGCTGATAATCTAATTCCTATGGAGTTGGCATTGAAGATTACTAGTAAAATCAGAGCAAAAGAGAGATTTGCTGTTTATGTTGTCATACCAATGTGGCCTGAGGGTGTTCCCACTTCAGTCTCTGTGCAAGAAATTCTTTTTTGGCAG GGACAAACAATGCAAATGATGTACGATGTCATAGCAAAAGAATTGAAAGCTATGAATCTTGAGAATCTACATCCACAAGACTACCTGAATTTTTATTGTCTTGGTAATAGGGAAGAACCATCCAAAGAATTTTTGGATTTAAGTGATAAACCTTCCAATTCTGTAGAAGTG GATTCAGCCTCTCAAAAATATCGACGTTTTATGATTTATGTACATGCCAAGGGAATGATTGTAGATGATGAATATGTTATATTGGGTTCTGCCAATATTAATCAACGGTCTTTGGCTGGTTCAAGAGATACCGAAATAGCAATGGGTGCATACCAGCCCAGTCACACTTGGGGCAATAAGAGGAGGCATCCGCGAGGCCAG GTATTTGGATACAGAATGTCACTCTGGGCAGAACATTTGGGATTGGTTGATAGATTGTTTGAAGAGCCTGAAACTTTGGATTGCGTCAAGACTGTGAACAAGGTCGCTGAGGATAACTGGAGGAGGTTCACAGAGAAGGAATTTTCACCATTGCAGGGGCATCTCCTTAAATACCCTTTGGAGGTAGACAGTAATGGCAAAGTAAGCCCCTTCCCTGGACAAGAAAATTTCCCAGACGTCGGTGGAAAGGTTCTTGGAGCCCGCTCGACCCTTCCGGATTCATTAACTACATAG
- the LOC110632137 gene encoding phospholipase D delta-like isoform X1 has product MMAETTPATGIYLYGDLDLKIIEARRLPNMDSLSERIRRCFVTFNKCRKPEDESPHQRKIITSDPYVTVCLAGATVARTRVISNSQHPFWNEHFNIPVAHPASHVEFHVKDNDVFGADLIGVATVPVEKIVSGETISDWFPIISPCGKPPKPDSAVRVEMKFMPCKENPLYQYGIAASPNDFGIQNCYFPVRHGSSVTLYQDAHVPNSLLPDIELENGDVYKHEKCWEDICHAILEAHHMVYIVGWSIYHKVKLVREPTRPLPSGGNLNLGDLLKYKSQEGVRVLLLVWDDKTSHSKFFINTVGNISFWIWFLMPLFHPLYRRGVMQTHDEETRKFFKYSSVNCVLSPRYACSKLSIFKQQVVGTLFTHHQKCVIVDTQASGNNRKITAFIGGLDLCDGRYDTPEHRLFQDLDTVFQDDYHNPTFSAGTKGPREPWHDWHCKIEGPAAYDILTNFEQRWKKASKWSEFGQRFKRATHWNDDSLIKLARISWILSPGPSIPNDDPKLWVSNEEDPENWHVQVFRSIDSGSLKGFPKDVYQAEAQNLVCAKSLVIDKSIQTAYIHAIRSAQHFIYIENQYFIGSSYAWPSYKEAGADNLIPMELALKITSKIRAKERFAVYVVIPMWPEGVPTSVSVQEILFWQGQTMQMMYDVIAKELKAMNLENLHPQDYLNFYCLGNREEPSKEFLDLSDKPSNSVEVDSASQKYRRFMIYVHAKGMIVDDEYVILGSANINQRSLAGSRDTEIAMGAYQPSHTWGNKRRHPRGQVFGYRMSLWAEHLGLVDRLFEEPETLDCVKTVNKVAEDNWRRFTEKEFSPLQGHLLKYPLEVDSNGKVSPFPGQENFPDVGGKVLGARSTLPDSLTT; this is encoded by the exons ATGATGGCGGAGACGACTCCGGCTACCGGAATATATCTTTATGGGGACCTTGATTTGAAGATAATTGAAGCTCGGCGGTTGCCCAACATGGATTCGCTGTCGGAGCGTATTCGCCGGTGTTTTGTCACCTTTAACAAGTGCCGGAAACCTGAGGACGAGAGTCCACACCAGCGTAAAATCATCACCAGCGACCCTTACGTAACGGTTTGCCTTGCGGGAGCCACGGTGGCTCGCACGCGCGTCATTTCCAACTCCCAACATCCATTCTGGAACGAGCATTTTAATATTCCGGTCGCTCATCCGGCCAGCCACGTGGAGTTTCACGTCAAAGACAATGACGTCTTTGGCGCCGATTTGATTGGAGTTGCAACCGTTCCGGTTGAGAAGATCGTTTCTGGCGAAACGATCAGCGATTGGTTTCCTATAATCTCTCCTTGCGGGAAACCGCCGAAGCCAGATTCTGCTGTTCGAGTTGAAATGAAATTCATGCCATGCAAGGAGAATCCGTTGTACCAATACGGCATCGCCGCGAGTCCGAATGATTTTGGCATTCAAAATTGCTATTTCCCTGTCCGGCACGGTAGTTCCGTTACGCTGTATCAAGACGCGCACGTGCCGAACTCTTTGTTGCCGGATATTGAATTGGAGAACGGCGACGTATATAAGCACGAGAAATGCTGGGAGGATATTTGTCACGCAATACTAGAGGCGCATCATATGGTGTATATAGTGGGTTGGTCGATTTATCATAAGGTGAAATTAGTAAGGGAGCCCACAAGGCCATTGCCAAGCGGTGGCAATTTGAATCTGGGGGATTTGCTAAAGTACAAATCGCAAGAAGGTGTTAGAGTACTGTTGCTGGTTTGGGACGATAAGACTTCCCATAGCAAGTTTTTCATTAATACGGTGGGTAATATCTCTTTTTGGATTTGGTTCCTTATGCCACTTTTTCATCCTCTTTATCGG AGAGGAGTGATGCAAACGCATGATGAAGAAACGCGCAAGTTTTTCAAGTATTCTTCTGTTAATTGTGTGTTATCGCCGCGTTATGCCTGCAGTAAGCTTAGCATTTTCAAGCAACAG GTTGTTGGGACCCTCTTTACACATCATCAGAAATGTGTGATTGTTGATACTCAAGCATCTGGAAATAATCGGAAGATAACTGCTTTTATAGGAGGTCTTGATCTTTGTGACGGCCGCTATGATACACCAGAACATCGGTTGTTTCAGGATCTTGACACTGTATTTCAGGATGATTATCATAATCCAACATTTTCT GCAGGAACCAAGGGTCCACGGGAACCATGGCATGATTGGCATTGCAAAATTGAAGGACCTGCTGCATATGATATTCTTACAAACTTTGAGCAACGTTGGAAAAAAGCCTCaaaatggtcagaatttggacaACGTTTTAAAAGGGCAACTCATTGGAATGATGATTCTTTAATAAAGTTGGCTCGAATATCATGGATACTTAGTCCTGGCCCTTCAATTCCAAATGATGATCCTAAGCTATGGGTGTCCAATGAAGAGGATCCTGAAAACTGGCATGTTCAG GTATTCCGGTCTATAGATTCAGGATCCTTGAAAGGGTTTCCCAAAGATGTTTATCAAGCTGAGGCTCAG AACCTTGTTTGTGCTAAAAGTCTGGTGATTGATAAGAGCATTCAAACAGCATACATTCATGCAATCAGATCTGCCCAACACTTCATATATATCGAGAATCAATATTTCATTGGATCATCATATGCATGGCCATCTTACAAAGAAGCAG GGGCTGATAATCTAATTCCTATGGAGTTGGCATTGAAGATTACTAGTAAAATCAGAGCAAAAGAGAGATTTGCTGTTTATGTTGTCATACCAATGTGGCCTGAGGGTGTTCCCACTTCAGTCTCTGTGCAAGAAATTCTTTTTTGGCAG GGACAAACAATGCAAATGATGTACGATGTCATAGCAAAAGAATTGAAAGCTATGAATCTTGAGAATCTACATCCACAAGACTACCTGAATTTTTATTGTCTTGGTAATAGGGAAGAACCATCCAAAGAATTTTTGGATTTAAGTGATAAACCTTCCAATTCTGTAGAAGTG GATTCAGCCTCTCAAAAATATCGACGTTTTATGATTTATGTACATGCCAAGGGAATGATTGTAGATGATGAATATGTTATATTGGGTTCTGCCAATATTAATCAACGGTCTTTGGCTGGTTCAAGAGATACCGAAATAGCAATGGGTGCATACCAGCCCAGTCACACTTGGGGCAATAAGAGGAGGCATCCGCGAGGCCAG GTATTTGGATACAGAATGTCACTCTGGGCAGAACATTTGGGATTGGTTGATAGATTGTTTGAAGAGCCTGAAACTTTGGATTGCGTCAAGACTGTGAACAAGGTCGCTGAGGATAACTGGAGGAGGTTCACAGAGAAGGAATTTTCACCATTGCAGGGGCATCTCCTTAAATACCCTTTGGAGGTAGACAGTAATGGCAAAGTAAGCCCCTTCCCTGGACAAGAAAATTTCCCAGACGTCGGTGGAAAGGTTCTTGGAGCCCGCTCGACCCTTCCGGATTCATTAACTACATAG
- the LOC110632168 gene encoding uncharacterized protein LOC110632168 isoform X2 translates to MEKLSHLFLTVFLHNFSTFMVIPAMTDVTMAAICPGQVECSLAIFLSGFQQTIIGLGTLVMMPLVGNLSDKYGRKALLGLPMGLAIIPLATLAYSRTRSFFYAYYVLRTLTAMVCEGSVHCLALAYVADRVPEGRRASAFGILSGIGSSAFVCGTLSTRFLSTASTFQVAASVAIVALVYMRVFLQDSIVDGNISTPILSNGKSKVDVIGNSSKNVQIFKTMPSLEDMLCLLKSSVTLSQAAVVAFFINFSEVGLHASLMYYLKARFHFNKNQFADLMVISGIAGTISQLLLMPMLAPALGEGRLLSIGLFFTCTHMFLYSIAWSFWVPYAAAMLSIFFVFSQPCMRTIVSKQVGTSEQGKAQGCISGIGSFANVVSPLVFSPLTALFLSERAPFHFPGFSIMCVGFASMIAMIQSTMMRVAPPISNERISNSNYMDA, encoded by the exons ATGGAAAAGTTAAGCCATCTCTTCTTGACAGTTTTTCTTCATAACTTCTCGACGTTCATGGTGATTCCAGCCATGACAGATGTTACTATGGCTGCAATTTGTCCTGGACAAGTTGAGTGCTCTCTTGCCATTTTTCTCAGCGGATTTCAACAAACG ATCATAGGGCTGGGGACATTGGTGATGATGCCTTTGGTAGGAAATCTGTCGGACAAGTATGGGAGGAAAGCTTTGCTTGGTTTGCCAATGGGTCTTGCTATAATTCCTCTAG CCACATTGGCATACAGCAGAACCAGGAGCTTCTTCTACGCATATTATGTGCTTAGGACTCTCACTGCCATGGTTTGCGAAGGAAGCGTCCATTGCCTCGCTCTTGCTTATGTG GCGGACAGGGTTCCTGAAGGGCGACGAGCATCGGCGTTTGGAATCCTTTCAGGTATTGGATCTTCGGCGTTCGTTTGTGGAACACTCTCTACTCGTTTCCTCTCCACTGCCTCCACTTTCCAG GTTGCGGCCTCAGTGGCAATCGTGGCCTTAGTGTACATGAGGGTTTTCCTTCAGGATTCAATCGTTGATGGAAACATTTCCACACCAATACTCTCCAATGGAAAGAGTAAAGTTGATGTGATTGGAAATTCAAGTAAGAACGTGCAGATTTTTAAAACCATGCCttccttggaggatatgctttgcTTGCTCAAGAGCAG TGTTACGTTGTCACAAGCTGCTGTGGTTgcatttttcatcaatttttcgGAAGTTGGCCTTCATGCTTCGCTAATG TACTACTTAAAGGCACGATTTCACTTTAATAAGAATCAGTTTGCTGACTTAATGGTAATTTCTGGGATTGCTGGGACCATTTCACAG TTGCTTCTCATGCCCATGCTGGCTCCTGCTTTAGGAGAGGGGAGGTTGCTTTCAATAGGTCTCTTCTTTACATGCACACAT ATGTTTCTTTACAGCATTGCGTGGTCCTTCTGG GTACCTTATGCTGCTGCTATGCTCTCGATTTTTTTTGTGTTTTCACAACCATGT ATGCGGACAATTGTGTCGAAACAAGTTGGGACCTCTGAGCAG GGAAAGGCTCAAGGATGTATCTCAGGCATCGGTTCCTTTGCCAATGTCGTTTCTCCCTTAGTGTTCTCACCTTTAACAG CTTTGTTCCTATCTGAAAGAGCACCATTTCATTTCCCTGGTTTCAGTATAATGTGCGTCGGATTCGCTTCG ATGATAGCCATGATTCAGAGTACCATGATGAGGGTGGCTCCTCCCATTTCAAATGAGAGAATCAGTAATAGCAACTACATGGATGCGTAA
- the LOC110632160 gene encoding 24-methylenesterol C-methyltransferase 2, which translates to MDSLALFCTGALLAGGIYWFVCILGPAEQKGKRAVDLSGGSISADKVQDNYKQYWSFFRRPKEIETAEKVPDFVDTFYNLVTDIYEWGWGQSFHFSPSVPGKSHRDATRLHEEMAVDLIDVKPGDRILDVGCGVGGPMRAIAAHSNAKVVGITINEYQVNRARLHNKKAGLDSLCEVVCGNFLQMPFPENSFDGAYSIEATCHAPKLEDVYAEIFRVLKPGSLYVSYEWVTTDKYKVNDPEHVEIIQGIERGDALPGLRSYTDIAETARKVGFDVVKEKDLAKPPAQPWWTRLKMGRIAYWRNHILITILAALGIAPKGTVDVHEMLFRTADYLTKGGDTGIFTPMHMILCRKPETPSNS; encoded by the coding sequence ATGGACTCTCTTGCTCTCTTTTGCACTGGAGCTCTCCTCGCCGGCGGCATCTACTGGTTCGTTTGCATTCTCGGCCCAGCAGAGCAGAAAGGCAAACGGGCTGTAGATCTATCCGGCGGCTCGATCTCCGCCGACAAAGTTCAGGACAACTACAAGCAGTACTGGTCATTCTTTCGCCGTCCAAAGGAGATAGAAACCGCCGAGAAAGTCCCCGATTTCGTCGACACATTCTACAACTTAGTCACCGATATTTACGAGTGGGGATGGGGCCAGTCCTTCCACTTTTCTCCGTCCGTCCCAGGCAAGTCCCACCGCGACGCCACGCGCCTCCATGAAGAGATGGCGGTCGATCTCATCGACGTCAAGCCTGGAGATCGAATCTTAGATGTGGGATGCGGCGTTGGTGGGCCTATGCGTGCCATCGCCGCCCACTCAAACGCCAAAGTTGTGGGCATCACAATCAACGAGTACCAGGTGAACCGCGCGCGTTTGCACAACAAGAAAGCTGGCCTAGATTCGCTCTGCGAAGTTGTGTGTGGGAATTTCCTACAGATGCCATTCCCGGAAAACAGCTTTGACGGCGCGTACTCCATTGAAGCTACATGCCACGCGCCGAAGCTGGAAGATGTATATGCAGAGATCTTCCGAGTATTGAAGCCTGGATCTCTCTACGTGTCCTATGAATGGGTCACAACTGACAAGTACAAGGTTAATGATCCTGAACACGTGGAAATCATTCAAGGCATTGAAAGAGGAGATGCCTTACCTGGGCTCAGAAGCTACACAGATATCGCTGAGACGGCGAGGAAAGTAGGATTCGATGTGGTGAAAGAGAAGGACTTGGCAAAGCCACCGGCGCAGCCATGGTGGACGAGACTTAAAATGGGGAGGATCGCCTACTGGAGGAATCACATTCTCATTACCATATTGGCTGCCTTGGGTATAGCTCCAAAGGGAACTGTCGATGTCCACGAGATGCTTTTCAGAACCGCCGATTATCTGACCAAGGGCGGCGACACTGGGATTTTCACTCCGATGCATATGATTCTGTGCAGAAAACCTGAGACACCATCAAATTCATAA
- the LOC110632168 gene encoding uncharacterized protein LOC110632168 isoform X1: MEKLSGLSHLFMTIFLHNFSTFMVIPAITDVTMAALCPGRDECSVAIYLTGFQQAIIGLGTLVMMPLVGNLSDKYGRKALLGLPMGLAIIPLATLAYSRTRSFFYAYYVLRTLTAMVCEGSVHCLALAYVADRVPEGRRASAFGILSGIGSSAFVCGTLSTRFLSTASTFQVAASVAIVALVYMRVFLQDSIVDGNISTPILSNGKSKVDVIGNSSKNVQIFKTMPSLEDMLCLLKSSVTLSQAAVVAFFINFSEVGLHASLMYYLKARFHFNKNQFADLMVISGIAGTISQLLLMPMLAPALGEGRLLSIGLFFTCTHMFLYSIAWSFWVPYAAAMLSIFFVFSQPCMRTIVSKQVGTSEQGKAQGCISGIGSFANVVSPLVFSPLTALFLSERAPFHFPGFSIMCVGFASMIAMIQSTMMRVAPPISNERISNSNYMDA, encoded by the exons ATGGAAAAGTTGTCAGGTTTAAGCCATCTGTTTATGACAATTTTCCTGCACAACTTCTCCACATTTATGGTGATCCCTGCCATCACAGATGTTACAATGGCTGCGCTTTGCCCTGGAAGAGATGAATGTTCAGTAGCCATCTACTTGACAGGATTCCAACAAGCG ATCATAGGGCTGGGGACATTGGTGATGATGCCTTTGGTAGGAAATCTGTCGGACAAGTATGGGAGGAAAGCTTTGCTTGGTTTGCCAATGGGTCTTGCTATAATTCCTCTAG CCACATTGGCATACAGCAGAACCAGGAGCTTCTTCTACGCATATTATGTGCTTAGGACTCTCACTGCCATGGTTTGCGAAGGAAGCGTCCATTGCCTCGCTCTTGCTTATGTG GCGGACAGGGTTCCTGAAGGGCGACGAGCATCGGCGTTTGGAATCCTTTCAGGTATTGGATCTTCGGCGTTCGTTTGTGGAACACTCTCTACTCGTTTCCTCTCCACTGCCTCCACTTTCCAG GTTGCGGCCTCAGTGGCAATCGTGGCCTTAGTGTACATGAGGGTTTTCCTTCAGGATTCAATCGTTGATGGAAACATTTCCACACCAATACTCTCCAATGGAAAGAGTAAAGTTGATGTGATTGGAAATTCAAGTAAGAACGTGCAGATTTTTAAAACCATGCCttccttggaggatatgctttgcTTGCTCAAGAGCAG TGTTACGTTGTCACAAGCTGCTGTGGTTgcatttttcatcaatttttcgGAAGTTGGCCTTCATGCTTCGCTAATG TACTACTTAAAGGCACGATTTCACTTTAATAAGAATCAGTTTGCTGACTTAATGGTAATTTCTGGGATTGCTGGGACCATTTCACAG TTGCTTCTCATGCCCATGCTGGCTCCTGCTTTAGGAGAGGGGAGGTTGCTTTCAATAGGTCTCTTCTTTACATGCACACAT ATGTTTCTTTACAGCATTGCGTGGTCCTTCTGG GTACCTTATGCTGCTGCTATGCTCTCGATTTTTTTTGTGTTTTCACAACCATGT ATGCGGACAATTGTGTCGAAACAAGTTGGGACCTCTGAGCAG GGAAAGGCTCAAGGATGTATCTCAGGCATCGGTTCCTTTGCCAATGTCGTTTCTCCCTTAGTGTTCTCACCTTTAACAG CTTTGTTCCTATCTGAAAGAGCACCATTTCATTTCCCTGGTTTCAGTATAATGTGCGTCGGATTCGCTTCG ATGATAGCCATGATTCAGAGTACCATGATGAGGGTGGCTCCTCCCATTTCAAATGAGAGAATCAGTAATAGCAACTACATGGATGCGTAA
- the LOC110632135 gene encoding thioredoxin-like protein CDSP32, chloroplastic yields MATITNFLSKPPSSLLTTPKINPLCFHGSFLVPFASKHKPLATKVLNTNRTHFTIKATAAQGTKKPARDERVQQIHSKEDFDEALKKAKNRLVVVEYAASHSTHSSKIYPFMVQLSRSCNDVDFLLVMGDESEKTRELCKREKVEKVPHFSFYKGMEKIHEEGGISPDQLMGDVLYYGDNHSEVVQLHCREDVEKLIDDHKADHKLIVLDVGIKHCGPCVKVYPTVLKLSRKMADTVVFARMNGDENDSCMQFLKDMDVIEVPTFLFIRDGEICGRYVGSGKGELIGEILRYQGVRVTY; encoded by the coding sequence ATGGCTACAATCACTAATTTCTTGTCAAAACCCCCATCTTCTCTTTTAACCACCCCTAAAATCAATCCTCTTTGCTTTCATGGTTCCTTTCTAGTACCCTTTGCCTCTAAACATAAACCTTTAGCAACAAAAGTACTAAACACAAACAGGACACACTTCACCATAAAGGCCACAGCTGCCCAAGGGACCAAGAAACCTGCGAGAGACGAAAGAGTACAACAAATCCACAGTAAAGAGGATTTCGACGAAGCTCTTAAAAAGGCAAAGAACAGGCTTGTGGTTGTGGAATATGCTGCTAGCCACAGCACCCATAGCAGCAAAATTTATCCTTTCATGGTGCAACTTAGCCGATCCTGCAACGATGTGGATTTCCTGCTTGTAATGGGCGATGAATCAGAAAAGACCAGAGAACTTTGCAAGAGGGAGAAAGTAGAGAAAGTCCCTCACTTCAGCTTCTACAAGGGCATGGAGAAGATTCACGAAGAGGGAGGGATTAGCCCAGATCAGCTCATGGGAGATGTTCTATATTATGGAGACAACCACTCTGAAGTGGTGCAGCTGCATTGCAGAGAAGATGTGGAGAAATTGATTGATGATCATAAAGCTGATCACAAGCTGATTGTTCTTGATGTGGGGATCAAGCACTGTGGACCATGCGTGAAAGTGTATCCAACAGTGCTCAAATTATCGAGGAAGATGGCTGATACTGTGGTATTTGCAAGGATGAACGGTGATGAGAACGATAGCTGCATGCAGTTCTTGAAGGATATGGACGTGATTGAGGTACCCACTTTCTTATTTATCAGAGATGGTGAGATTTGTGGAAGGTACGTTGGCTCTGGGAAAGGAGAACTTATAGGAGAAATTCTTAGATACCAAGGAGTTCGTGTAACCTATTAA